One Acinetobacter colistiniresistens DNA segment encodes these proteins:
- the pilB gene encoding type IV-A pilus assembly ATPase PilB → MSGLHTSPKFSGFIRRLVEDGQLSAATMQSAIDAAKKAQQDIVAHLIEQHRLSPLTIAETIAAEFGEPLFDLAVYDTALLPRELADNKLIQKHKVAPLLQRGQILYVATSNPTNIEALDAIRFNTKLNIEPIIVEHTKLEKLIEQQFGDSGSFDFGESEDFDLDIDVSQAPTQEEEDAPQGDESPIVKYINKLLIDAIRMGASDLHFEPYEKMYRVRYRVDGVLRQIANPPLQMATRLASRLKVMSQMDISEKRMPQDGRIKLKLSKTKAIDFRVNSLPTLFGEKLVLRILDPSSAMLGIEALGYEDEQKALFMDALDKPQGMLLITGPTGSGKTVSLYTGLNILNTEDTNISTAEDPVEINLEGINQVNVNPKTGLTFSAALKAFLRQDPDVIMVGEIRDLETAEIAIKAAQTGHMVMSTLHTNSAPETLTRLRNMGVPSFNIATSVNLVIAQRLARRLCGQCKEVIEIPKQSLLELGFTEQDLNDPEFKIFQPVGCSECREGYKGRVGIYEVMKVTPEISKIIMEDGNALQIAAASEQAGFNNLRRSGLKKVMQGITSLQEVNRVTSE, encoded by the coding sequence ATGTCAGGATTACATACGTCTCCAAAGTTTTCGGGGTTTATTCGGCGCTTAGTTGAAGATGGGCAACTGTCTGCAGCGACCATGCAAAGCGCAATTGATGCTGCTAAAAAAGCACAACAAGACATCGTCGCACATTTGATTGAGCAACATCGCTTATCACCACTCACAATTGCTGAAACCATTGCAGCCGAGTTTGGTGAGCCTCTTTTCGATTTGGCAGTCTACGATACAGCGCTATTACCTCGCGAGCTGGCAGATAATAAGCTCATTCAAAAGCATAAAGTTGCACCGCTATTGCAACGCGGACAAATTCTGTATGTTGCAACCAGTAATCCCACCAATATTGAAGCCTTGGATGCCATTCGTTTCAATACCAAGCTCAATATTGAACCGATTATTGTTGAACACACCAAACTCGAAAAACTGATCGAACAGCAGTTTGGTGATTCTGGCAGCTTTGATTTTGGCGAAAGCGAAGACTTTGACCTTGATATCGATGTTAGCCAAGCTCCCACCCAAGAGGAGGAGGATGCTCCTCAAGGTGACGAATCCCCTATTGTAAAATACATCAACAAACTGCTAATTGATGCGATTCGTATGGGTGCTTCTGATTTACATTTTGAACCCTATGAAAAAATGTATCGTGTCCGTTATCGCGTTGATGGGGTATTACGTCAGATTGCCAATCCACCACTACAAATGGCAACCCGATTGGCATCACGTTTAAAAGTGATGTCGCAAATGGACATTTCAGAAAAACGAATGCCTCAAGATGGCCGTATCAAACTCAAACTCTCCAAGACCAAAGCCATCGATTTCCGTGTTAACTCACTCCCGACACTATTTGGTGAGAAACTGGTGCTGCGTATTCTCGATCCGTCGAGCGCGATGCTCGGTATTGAAGCTTTGGGCTATGAAGATGAACAAAAAGCCTTGTTCATGGATGCTCTGGATAAACCTCAAGGCATGCTCCTCATCACAGGTCCAACCGGTTCAGGTAAAACCGTTTCCTTATATACAGGTTTAAATATCCTCAATACTGAGGATACCAACATTTCGACCGCCGAAGATCCGGTCGAAATCAACTTGGAAGGGATCAATCAGGTCAATGTGAATCCCAAAACTGGACTCACCTTCTCGGCTGCACTTAAAGCCTTTTTACGCCAAGATCCAGATGTGATTATGGTCGGGGAGATTCGTGATCTGGAAACAGCAGAAATTGCAATTAAGGCTGCTCAAACAGGCCATATGGTCATGTCGACGCTGCATACCAACAGCGCACCAGAAACCTTGACGCGTTTACGCAATATGGGGGTTCCTTCTTTTAATATTGCAACGTCAGTCAATTTGGTAATTGCACAACGTTTGGCACGTCGCCTCTGTGGGCAATGCAAAGAAGTAATTGAAATTCCTAAACAAAGCTTACTAGAACTCGGCTTTACTGAACAAGATTTAAATGATCCTGAGTTTAAAATTTTTCAACCTGTGGGATGTTCTGAATGCCGTGAAGGCTACAAAGGCCGAGTCGGTATTTATGAAGTCATGAAAGTCACGCCAGAGATTTCTAAAATTATTATGGAAGATGGCAATGCCTTACAAATTGCGGCAGCATCAGAACAAGCAGGCTTTAATAATCTACGTCGTTCAGGTTTGAAAAAAGTCATGCAGGGAATTACCTCTTTGCAGGAAGTCAACCGAGTAACAAGTGAATAA
- a CDS encoding type II secretion system F family protein — MAAKKAQMMPTFAYEGVDRKGAKIKGELPARNMALAKVTLRKQGVTIKNIREKRKNILEGLMKKKVTTLDITIFTRQLATMMKAGVPLVQGFEIVAEGLENPAMREVVLGIKSEVEGGNTFAGALKKYPQYFDNLFCSLVESGEQSGALETMLDRVAIYKEKSELLKQKIKKAMKYPISVVVVAVIVTIILMVKVVPVFQDLFSSFGADLPAFTKMVVEMSKWMQEYWFILIIVIGIIITAFLEAKKRSKKFRDTLDKMALKAPIFGDLVYKAIIARYSRTLATTFAAGVPLIDALESTAGATNNVVYEEAVMKIREDVATGQQLQFAMRVSNRFPSMAIQMVAIGEESGALDSMLDKVATHYENEVDNAVDGLTSMMEPLIMAILGVLVGGLVIAMYLPIFQMGSVV, encoded by the coding sequence ATGGCAGCTAAAAAAGCGCAAATGATGCCAACTTTTGCTTACGAAGGGGTCGATCGTAAAGGGGCAAAAATTAAAGGGGAATTACCTGCACGTAATATGGCCTTGGCTAAAGTTACGTTGCGTAAACAAGGGGTGACCATCAAGAACATTCGAGAAAAGCGTAAAAATATTCTTGAAGGCTTGATGAAGAAAAAAGTGACCACTTTGGATATCACCATTTTTACCCGTCAATTGGCGACAATGATGAAAGCGGGCGTTCCCTTGGTACAAGGCTTTGAAATCGTGGCTGAAGGCTTAGAAAACCCAGCCATGCGTGAAGTGGTCCTTGGGATTAAAAGTGAAGTCGAAGGGGGAAATACCTTCGCGGGTGCCCTGAAAAAATATCCGCAGTATTTTGATAATCTGTTTTGCTCGCTGGTTGAATCTGGTGAACAATCTGGTGCACTTGAAACCATGCTGGACCGAGTTGCAATTTATAAAGAAAAGAGTGAATTACTCAAACAAAAAATCAAGAAAGCCATGAAATATCCAATTTCGGTGGTTGTGGTTGCAGTGATTGTGACCATTATTTTGATGGTGAAGGTTGTCCCTGTATTTCAGGATCTATTTAGCTCTTTTGGTGCAGATCTACCCGCTTTTACCAAAATGGTGGTCGAAATGTCCAAATGGATGCAAGAGTACTGGTTTATTCTGATTATCGTGATTGGCATAATTATTACCGCCTTTTTGGAAGCTAAAAAACGTAGTAAAAAGTTTCGCGACACCTTGGATAAAATGGCACTCAAAGCGCCGATTTTTGGGGATTTGGTCTATAAAGCCATTATTGCCCGTTATAGCCGTACTTTGGCAACAACTTTTGCAGCAGGTGTTCCACTAATTGATGCACTTGAGTCAACTGCTGGTGCAACCAATAATGTCGTGTATGAAGAAGCGGTGATGAAAATTCGTGAAGATGTCGCCACAGGCCAACAGCTACAGTTTGCCATGCGTGTTTCTAACCGTTTTCCATCAATGGCCATTCAAATGGTGGCAATTGGTGAAGAATCGGGGGCTTTAGACAGTATGCTCGACAAAGTTGCGACGCACTATGAAAATGAGGTGGATAATGCTGTCGATGGCTTGACCTCAATGATGGAACCATTAATCATGGCCATTCTAGGCGTGCTGGTCGGTGGCCTGGTTATCGCGATGTATCTTCCAATCTTCCAAATGGGCTCCGTGGTCTAA
- a CDS encoding prepilin peptidase codes for MQDFFSYFIENPTALYLAVGLFSLCIGSFLNVVIFRTPRMMEQEWQQECHMLLHPEQPIIDQSKLSLSQPASTCPKCDSPIHWYHNIPVISWLVLRGKCGTCQNPISIRYPFIELLTMVCSLVVVAVFGATVQMLFGLVLTWVLITLTFIDFDTQLLPDRFTLPLAALGLGINSYAIYTTASLAIWGYLIGFLCLWIVYYIFKLITGKEGMGYGDFKLLAALGAWMGPMLLPLIVLLSSMIGAVIGIILMKMRGENQPFAFGPYIAIAGWIAFLWGDQIMKVYLGG; via the coding sequence ATGCAAGATTTTTTTTCATATTTTATCGAAAATCCCACTGCACTTTATCTGGCGGTTGGGCTTTTTAGTTTATGCATTGGTAGCTTTCTAAATGTTGTCATTTTTCGCACGCCTCGAATGATGGAGCAAGAGTGGCAGCAAGAATGCCACATGCTCCTCCACCCTGAACAACCGATAATTGATCAAAGCAAGCTCAGTTTAAGCCAACCCGCCTCGACTTGCCCCAAATGCGACTCACCTATCCATTGGTACCATAATATCCCTGTGATCAGCTGGTTAGTACTTCGTGGTAAATGTGGGACTTGCCAAAACCCGATTAGTATCCGCTACCCTTTTATTGAGCTGCTCACCATGGTCTGCTCATTGGTTGTGGTTGCCGTATTTGGTGCAACAGTGCAAATGTTGTTTGGTCTAGTTCTGACTTGGGTATTAATTACATTAACCTTTATTGATTTTGATACACAATTATTACCTGATCGCTTTACCCTTCCCTTAGCAGCCTTAGGTTTAGGCATTAATAGTTATGCGATTTATACCACTGCTAGCCTAGCCATTTGGGGCTATTTAATCGGCTTCCTCTGCCTCTGGATTGTTTACTACATCTTTAAACTAATCACTGGTAAGGAAGGGATGGGCTATGGCGATTTCAAGCTACTCGCAGCGTTAGGTGCATGGATGGGACCAATGCTACTCCCACTCATTGTGTTACTCTCTTCTATGATTGGTGCAGTGATTGGTATTATTCTGATGAAAATGCGGGGCGAAAATCAACCTTTTGCATTTGGTCCATATATCGCAATTGCGGGCTGGATCGCCTTCTTATGGGGTGATCAGATCATGAAAGTTTATTTAGGTGGCTAA
- the coaE gene encoding dephospho-CoA kinase (Dephospho-CoA kinase (CoaE) performs the final step in coenzyme A biosynthesis.): MRFILGITGGIGSGKSAATQWFESQGITVIDADVVAREVVEPGQPALRAIRDNFGDWVLLADGNLDRRALREHIFQFPEARQTLEKITHPAIRQSIIQQLQQAESPYVILVSPLLFETNQHELTHHTLLVDADEQTQLQRASQRDGQSEEQIRKIIAAQMPRSQKQQLANDIVLNDGLLEHLHQQLKPLHFSYLQRAERCI; encoded by the coding sequence ATGCGTTTTATCTTGGGAATCACAGGTGGTATTGGCAGCGGCAAATCAGCGGCGACACAATGGTTTGAGTCTCAGGGTATTACGGTTATTGATGCTGATGTGGTGGCACGAGAAGTGGTCGAGCCAGGCCAACCCGCACTCAGAGCAATCCGGGACAACTTTGGCGATTGGGTATTATTGGCAGACGGCAATCTGGATCGACGGGCGCTGCGTGAGCATATTTTTCAATTTCCAGAGGCGCGTCAAACTTTAGAAAAAATCACCCATCCTGCCATTCGCCAGTCCATTATTCAGCAATTACAACAGGCTGAGAGTCCATATGTGATTTTGGTTTCGCCCCTGCTATTTGAAACCAATCAACATGAACTCACTCATCACACGCTACTGGTTGATGCTGATGAACAAACGCAATTACAGCGCGCGAGCCAACGCGACGGACAAAGTGAAGAACAGATTCGAAAGATCATTGCAGCACAAATGCCACGCTCTCAAAAACAGCAATTAGCCAATGATATTGTACTCAATGACGGTCTGTTAGAGCATCTTCACCAACAGCTGAAACCCTTGCATTTCAGCTATTTACAACGTGCAGAACGTTGTATCTAG
- a CDS encoding DMT family transporter yields the protein MTARTQGYFFVFITMCIWGGFTIFSRLNAHWHVSVWDLMAMRFAIASLILIPILIYKKDFAFLWHPRPVILALIGGLAYCLTVYTAFLHAPAAHAAIFLNGCIPLCTAVAAYLLFQQPFDKNTWLSLVIMMGALALMSYLILHDQAAALGWGDLLLFISAAWWGLFTVLLKQWKLSAWHSTVGVVIWSAILYLPIYLLFIPKHFQDAELIHLVIQGLFHGILVVIVATLSYVAAIERLGAFKTGSIVTLAPFIAAIVAVPLLNEPLNAAILCGLVGMGIGALQPWRWFRKDSLTTQLEQQKQG from the coding sequence ATGACTGCTCGCACACAAGGCTATTTCTTTGTCTTTATCACCATGTGTATTTGGGGGGGATTTACCATTTTTTCCCGTCTCAATGCACATTGGCACGTCAGTGTGTGGGATTTGATGGCAATGCGCTTTGCAATTGCCTCTCTGATTTTAATCCCTATATTAATCTATAAAAAAGATTTTGCCTTTTTATGGCACCCTCGTCCTGTCATTTTGGCATTGATCGGTGGTTTGGCTTATTGCTTAACGGTGTATACCGCTTTCTTACATGCTCCAGCAGCGCATGCGGCGATTTTTCTCAATGGCTGTATTCCACTGTGTACGGCTGTTGCAGCCTATTTGTTGTTTCAGCAGCCCTTTGATAAAAACACGTGGTTGAGTCTGGTGATTATGATGGGTGCATTGGCGCTCATGAGTTATTTAATACTGCATGATCAGGCAGCCGCATTGGGATGGGGCGATCTGCTTCTTTTTATCAGTGCGGCATGGTGGGGGCTTTTCACCGTCCTGCTAAAACAGTGGAAATTATCAGCGTGGCATTCGACCGTAGGTGTGGTGATTTGGTCTGCCATTCTCTATTTGCCGATTTATCTATTATTTATTCCAAAACATTTTCAAGATGCAGAGCTGATTCATCTGGTGATTCAGGGGCTTTTTCATGGCATTTTGGTGGTGATCGTGGCGACCTTAAGTTATGTGGCTGCAATTGAGCGTTTAGGGGCATTTAAAACGGGTAGTATTGTAACGCTGGCACCATTTATTGCAGCGATTGTGGCTGTTCCATTATTAAATGAACCGCTCAATGCCGCGATTCTCTGTGGTCTGGTTGGAATGGGGATTGGTGCTTTACAACCTTGGCGTTGGTTTCGCAAAGACAGTTTGACCACGCAGCTGGAGCAACAGAAACAAGGCTAG
- the rlmB gene encoding 23S rRNA (guanosine(2251)-2'-O)-methyltransferase RlmB, which translates to MAKPEYYYGVHSVESLLELEPERVLTLFTLKGRDDQRLQKILQLAEPFGISVQKASRDSLEKLAGLPFHQGVVAAVRPHPTLNEKDLDELLQQSPDALLLALDQVTDPHNLGACIRTAAAMGVQAVIVPRDRSASLTPTARKVAAGGAEKVKFIQVTNLARTLAHLKDTTHTRVIGTMLDEKALPIHQCDFNGPVVIVMGAEDTGLRPITQSQCDHTVYIPMLGDLQSLNVSVATGMALYEACRQRAGV; encoded by the coding sequence ATGGCGAAACCTGAATATTATTATGGCGTTCATTCAGTGGAGTCATTGTTGGAGTTGGAGCCTGAACGCGTTTTAACTTTATTTACGCTAAAAGGTCGTGATGATCAGCGTCTGCAAAAAATTTTGCAGCTTGCAGAACCTTTTGGGATTAGTGTTCAAAAAGCCAGTCGAGATAGTCTGGAAAAACTGGCAGGCTTACCTTTCCATCAAGGCGTAGTCGCAGCAGTTCGCCCGCATCCGACCTTGAATGAAAAAGATCTGGACGAATTACTACAGCAATCACCAGATGCCCTGTTGCTGGCACTTGACCAAGTGACTGACCCCCATAATCTGGGGGCGTGTATTCGTACGGCTGCGGCAATGGGTGTACAGGCGGTAATTGTTCCGCGTGATCGTTCAGCGAGCTTAACGCCGACAGCACGTAAGGTTGCTGCAGGTGGAGCTGAAAAAGTGAAGTTTATTCAGGTGACCAACCTTGCGCGAACGCTTGCGCACTTAAAAGACACCACCCATACCCGAGTGATTGGGACCATGCTGGATGAAAAGGCATTGCCGATTCATCAGTGTGATTTCAACGGGCCTGTGGTGATTGTGATGGGTGCGGAGGATACAGGTTTAAGACCGATTACCCAGTCACAGTGCGATCATACGGTTTATATTCCAATGTTGGGCGATTTACAAAGCTTGAATGTGAGTGTGGCAACTGGGATGGCACTTTATGAGGCATGCCGCCAACGTGCTGGTGTATAA
- the ppnP gene encoding pyrimidine/purine nucleoside phosphorylase encodes MSSVQFDHVTVIKKSNVYFGGACISHTVQFEDGTKKTLGVILPTEQPLTFETHVPERMEIISGECRVKIADSAESELFRAGQSFYVPGNSMFHIEADEVLDYVCHLEG; translated from the coding sequence ATGAGTTCAGTGCAATTTGATCATGTAACGGTCATTAAGAAATCGAATGTGTATTTTGGTGGGGCATGTATTAGCCATACAGTACAATTTGAAGATGGTACAAAAAAGACTTTAGGTGTAATTTTACCCACTGAACAGCCTTTGACTTTTGAAACACACGTTCCAGAGCGTATGGAAATTATTTCTGGTGAATGCCGTGTAAAAATTGCAGATAGTGCTGAGAGTGAATTATTTCGTGCAGGCCAGTCCTTTTATGTGCCTGGGAACAGTATGTTCCATATCGAAGCAGATGAAGTGCTCGATTATGTCTGTCATTTAGAAGGTTAA
- the recN gene encoding DNA repair protein RecN, which translates to MLTHLTLINFALADHLALDIERGFNVLTGETGAGKSLLLDALSACLGERTDTNYVRYGADKADVTAIFSYQPESAEAHWLTEHELDDDSGEIHLRRVIFATGRSKAWINGRPSSLAELKEIGRLLVQLYSQHSQQQLLEPPYPKHWLDRYHNFAEPSQAVRDAYSTWQRNIRQHQAALDAQATRIQKIQSLELQIEELEDVVQTDYREIEQEFDRLSHHEHIMQDCSYSLNVLDEAEQNITQEVASIIRRLESHAGRSEQLANIYNSLLNAQSEIDDATASLRQFIDRQSFDPERMEQLNATLEVFHRLARKHRTQPELLKQDYETWQQELAQLHQLEDPETLAEQVELSYQAFIQAAQHLDNIRRAAAVPLAKQLTEQVKPLALPEAHFEFKFEPQEPNAEGLSFIQLLFTANKGIPPQPLARVASGGELSRIALVMQVMNAEKTESEVLVFDEIDVGISGGTAEVVGRLLADLAQHVQLLCITHQAQVAAQSDQHLLVKKQQSDPASSTILELDEDQRILELARMSGGVEISETTLQHARQLRQLKFQSA; encoded by the coding sequence ATGCTCACCCATTTAACTTTAATTAATTTTGCACTCGCTGACCATTTGGCTTTAGATATTGAACGAGGCTTCAATGTGCTGACTGGTGAAACTGGTGCAGGAAAATCATTATTGTTAGATGCACTTTCTGCGTGCTTAGGCGAACGTACCGATACCAATTATGTACGTTATGGTGCAGACAAAGCTGATGTCACTGCGATATTTAGTTATCAGCCTGAAAGTGCAGAAGCGCATTGGCTGACCGAACATGAACTGGATGATGATTCAGGTGAAATCCATTTAAGACGTGTGATTTTTGCCACAGGCCGCAGCAAGGCTTGGATCAATGGCCGCCCGAGCAGCTTGGCCGAACTCAAAGAGATTGGACGCTTGCTGGTTCAACTGTATAGCCAGCACAGCCAGCAACAATTACTCGAACCACCTTATCCTAAACATTGGCTTGATCGTTATCATAATTTTGCCGAACCTTCGCAAGCAGTACGTGATGCCTATAGCACATGGCAACGAAATATTCGTCAACATCAAGCTGCCTTAGATGCGCAAGCGACACGTATTCAAAAAATACAAAGCTTAGAATTACAAATTGAAGAACTGGAAGACGTTGTTCAAACCGATTATCGTGAAATCGAACAAGAGTTTGATCGTCTCAGCCATCATGAACATATCATGCAAGACTGTAGTTATAGTCTCAATGTACTGGATGAGGCCGAGCAGAATATTACCCAAGAAGTTGCATCGATCATTCGTCGTCTGGAATCTCATGCAGGTCGTAGCGAACAGCTCGCCAATATTTATAATTCCTTGTTAAATGCGCAAAGCGAAATAGACGATGCAACCGCAAGCTTACGTCAGTTTATTGACCGTCAAAGCTTTGATCCTGAACGCATGGAACAGTTGAATGCAACCCTCGAAGTGTTCCATCGTCTGGCACGTAAACACCGCACTCAACCCGAATTACTCAAACAAGACTATGAAACTTGGCAACAAGAATTAGCGCAACTGCATCAGCTGGAAGATCCAGAAACCTTGGCAGAACAAGTTGAGCTTTCCTATCAAGCCTTTATACAAGCGGCTCAACATCTAGATAACATTCGTCGCGCGGCCGCTGTTCCATTAGCAAAACAACTGACTGAACAGGTAAAGCCACTCGCACTTCCAGAAGCACATTTTGAGTTTAAATTTGAGCCACAGGAACCGAATGCCGAAGGACTCAGCTTTATTCAACTGTTATTCACCGCCAATAAAGGTATCCCGCCACAACCATTGGCACGCGTTGCCTCAGGCGGTGAGTTATCCCGTATTGCGCTGGTGATGCAAGTCATGAATGCAGAGAAAACCGAGTCCGAGGTACTGGTCTTTGACGAAATTGATGTTGGGATCAGTGGGGGTACTGCTGAAGTCGTGGGACGCCTATTGGCTGATCTGGCTCAGCATGTGCAACTGCTCTGTATTACGCATCAAGCGCAAGTGGCAGCACAATCCGACCAGCATTTATTGGTGAAAAAACAACAAAGCGATCCAGCCAGCAGTACCATTCTCGAACTGGATGAAGATCAACGGATTTTAGAGTTAGCACGCATGTCGGGTGGGGTCGAGATTAGCGAAACCACTTTGCAACATGCACGCCAGCTGCGCCAGCTCAAATTCCAATCTGCTTAA
- a CDS encoding YqgE/AlgH family protein, protein MTKQYLTHRCLIAPPDMADDFFANTVIYVARHDEDGAQGIIINRPSDLQIKELLNDLEIDADNVHPHAVLQGGPLRPEAGFVLHTGQPTWHSSIAVGENVCITTSKDILDAIAHNEGVGRYQIALGYASWSKNQLEEEIARGDWLICESDMDLIFNLPYHDRWDAAYKKIGVDRTWFASEIGHA, encoded by the coding sequence GTGACGAAACAATACTTAACTCACCGTTGTCTCATCGCTCCACCAGACATGGCAGATGACTTTTTTGCCAATACTGTCATCTATGTTGCGCGCCATGACGAAGACGGTGCTCAAGGCATCATTATCAATCGCCCTTCCGATCTACAAATCAAAGAATTACTTAATGATTTAGAGATTGATGCCGACAATGTCCATCCACATGCCGTGTTACAAGGTGGTCCATTACGTCCAGAAGCAGGCTTTGTATTGCATACCGGTCAGCCAACTTGGCATTCATCGATTGCGGTCGGTGAAAATGTCTGTATCACCACCAGTAAAGATATTTTAGATGCGATTGCACATAACGAAGGTGTGGGCCGCTATCAAATCGCCTTAGGCTATGCCAGCTGGAGCAAGAACCAACTTGAAGAAGAGATTGCACGTGGGGACTGGCTCATCTGTGAATCAGACATGGATCTGATTTTTAATCTGCCCTATCACGATCGCTGGGATGCCGCCTATAAAAAAATTGGAGTAGACCGTACCTGGTTTGCCTCTGAGATTGGTCATGCCTGA
- the ruvX gene encoding Holliday junction resolvase RuvX, with product MPEMQSFQSIMAFDFGTQKMGMAIGQSSIESSNPLPLFPMKDGIPDWDKLLKIVKEWQPNLFIVGLPLNMDDSESELSARARKFARRLRHQTNIETWMVDERLTTREAREELESYQSKGQAKRLSADSFAAALLIQSWYRDPVGITP from the coding sequence ATGCCTGAGATGCAGAGTTTCCAATCCATCATGGCATTTGATTTTGGCACCCAAAAAATGGGGATGGCGATAGGTCAATCCTCGATTGAAAGCAGCAATCCTCTGCCCTTATTCCCGATGAAAGATGGTATTCCAGACTGGGATAAATTATTAAAGATTGTCAAAGAATGGCAACCGAATCTATTTATCGTGGGTTTACCGCTGAATATGGATGACAGTGAATCTGAGCTCTCTGCTCGGGCACGTAAATTCGCGCGTCGTTTACGTCATCAAACCAATATTGAAACCTGGATGGTGGATGAACGTTTGACGACACGTGAAGCCAGAGAAGAGCTGGAGTCTTATCAAAGCAAAGGACAGGCAAAACGCTTATCTGCAGATAGCTTTGCAGCGGCATTATTGATTCAGAGTTGGTATCGCGATCCCGTAGGGATTACACCTTAA
- a CDS encoding HlyD family secretion protein, with protein MNAFDVRKVIRPMVLLVAVVIAVYAIVHLWNYYNAAPWTRDGRVRGDVIQVASDVNGLVTEVLVQDNQTVKKGQVLFKIDVARQALDVEQAKSDLAKAKAGLAQAHANLAGSKASLVKTEANMKLAEKNAARYASLMDGAISKQEQDQVFATRDQAVAEREQLTASIEQANAAIQQQQALIEVANSNLHLAQLNLNRSEVVAPADGTLSNFDLRVGNYVKVGQAVAALLDRHQLYVVGYFEETKLNRIHVGDAATVQLMGDKQRIRGHVQGIATGIEDRERSGSSNLLANVNPTFSWVRLAQRVPVKIVLDEQPQNPLAFVSGRTATVRIIEK; from the coding sequence ATGAATGCATTTGATGTGCGCAAAGTTATACGTCCTATGGTGTTGCTCGTTGCAGTTGTGATTGCTGTTTACGCCATCGTGCATTTATGGAATTACTACAATGCCGCACCGTGGACACGGGATGGACGTGTACGGGGAGATGTGATTCAGGTCGCTTCCGATGTGAATGGTTTGGTCACTGAAGTGTTGGTGCAAGACAACCAAACCGTGAAGAAAGGGCAAGTGCTGTTCAAGATTGATGTCGCACGTCAGGCCTTGGATGTTGAGCAAGCGAAATCCGACCTTGCCAAAGCCAAAGCTGGTTTGGCGCAAGCGCATGCAAATCTGGCAGGTTCAAAGGCGAGTTTGGTGAAAACTGAAGCCAATATGAAACTGGCAGAGAAAAATGCAGCACGTTATGCCAGCTTGATGGATGGTGCAATTTCGAAACAGGAACAAGATCAAGTTTTTGCAACCCGCGATCAAGCCGTAGCCGAGCGTGAGCAATTAACTGCGAGCATCGAACAAGCCAATGCCGCGATTCAACAGCAGCAAGCTTTGATTGAAGTGGCCAATAGCAATTTACATTTGGCGCAACTGAATTTGAATCGCTCTGAAGTGGTCGCACCTGCAGATGGGACTTTATCGAATTTCGATTTGCGGGTTGGCAATTATGTGAAGGTGGGGCAAGCCGTTGCGGCTTTATTAGACCGCCATCAGCTCTATGTTGTGGGGTATTTTGAAGAGACCAAATTAAACCGTATTCATGTTGGTGATGCTGCGACTGTCCAGTTGATGGGAGATAAGCAACGCATTCGAGGCCATGTACAAGGCATCGCAACCGGGATTGAAGATCGTGAACGTTCGGGTAGTTCGAATTTATTGGCCAATGTAAATCCAACCTTTAGTTGGGTGCGTTTGGCACAACGTGTACCTGTGAAAATTGTCTTGGATGAACAACCACAAAATCCGCTGGCATTTGTTTCAGGGCGTACGGCAACGGTTCGAATTATCGAGAAATAA
- a CDS encoding DUF1656 domain-containing protein: MGEMNLYGIYIPILLVQAIIAYVLFKLLSPLIDRLVIKGWIALPSIFNLCFYLGLMLLVHCLFVWLWA; encoded by the coding sequence ATGGGTGAAATGAATCTTTACGGGATTTATATCCCAATCCTTCTGGTACAAGCCATTATTGCCTATGTACTGTTTAAGTTGCTCAGCCCCTTGATTGATCGTTTGGTCATCAAAGGCTGGATCGCGTTGCCCAGCATTTTTAACTTGTGCTTTTACTTGGGGCTGATGCTGTTGGTGCATTGTCTCTTTGTTTGGCTATGGGCCTGA